A stretch of Schistocerca cancellata isolate TAMUIC-IGC-003103 chromosome 3, iqSchCanc2.1, whole genome shotgun sequence DNA encodes these proteins:
- the LOC126176182 gene encoding glutamic acid-rich protein-like: MAYDKEYGLEDVEEEEEEHVEEEEEEEDVEEEQEEEDVEEEEEEEEEEEDVEEAEEDEEEVEEAEEDEKDLEEAEDDEKDVEEEEEDEEDVEEEDVEEEEEDEEEEEEDEEEEEDEDEDEEEDEEDVEEEEEDEDDVEEEDKEDVEEEDEKDVEEDEEDVEEDEEDVEEDEEDVEEDEEDVEEDEEDVEEDEEDVEEDEEDVEEDEEDVEEDEEDVEEDEEDVEEDEEDVEEDEEDVEEDEEDVEEDEEDVEEDEEDVEEDEEDVEEDEEDVEEEDEEDVEEEDEEDVEEDEEDVEEEDEEDVEEEDDEDVEEEDDEDVEEEDDEDVEEEDDEDVEEEDEEDVEEEDEEDVEEEDEEDVEEEDEEDVEEEDEEDVEEEDEEDVEEEDEEDVEEEDKEDVEEEDKEDVEEEDEEDVEEEDEEDVEEDEEDVEEEDEEDVEEKEGEEEDEEEEEDVEEEEEDEEDVEEEEEDVEEEEEDEEEEEDEDEDEEEDEEDVEEEEEDEDDVEEDEEDVEEDEEDVEEDEEDVEEDEEDVEEDEEDVEGGRGRRGGGRGRRGGGRGRRGGGRGRRGGGRGRRGGGRGRRGGGRGRRGGGREDVEENEEDVEENEEDVEEDEEDLEEDEEDDEEDVEEDEEDVEEDEEDVEEDEEDVEEEDEEDVEEEDEEDVEEEDDEDVEEEDDEDVEEEDDEDVEEEDDEDVEKEDEEDVEEEDEEDVEEEDEEDVEEEDEEDVEEEDEEDVEEEDEEDVEEEDEEDVEEEDEEDVEEEDEEDVEEEDEEDVEEEDEEDMEEEDEEDVEEEDKEDMEEEDKEDVEEEDEEDVEEEDEEDVEEEDEEDVEEDEEDVEEEDEEDVEEKEGEEEDVEEEEGEEEEEDVEEEEEEEEEEEEDVEEEEEEEEEEEEEEGHVEEEEEEEEEDEEEEEEDVEEEEEEEEDVEEEEEKEEDVEEEEEEEEDVEEKEEEEEDMEEEEEEEEDVEEEEEEEEEEDVEEEEDVEEEEE; the protein is encoded by the exons ATGGCATACGATAAGGAATATGG TTTGGAAgatgtggaagaggaggaggaggaacacgtggaagaggaggaggaggaggaagacgtggaagaggagcaggaggaggaagacgtggaagaggaggaggaggaggaggaggaggaggaagacgtgGAAGAGgcggaggaggacgaggaagaagTGGAAGAGGCGGAAGAGGACGAGAAAGACTTGGAAGAGGCGGAAGACGACGAGAAAgacgtggaagaggaggaggaggacgaagaagacgtggaggaggaagacgtggaagaggaggaggaagacgaggaagaggaggaggaggacgaggaagaggaggaggacgaggacgaggacgaggaggaggacgaggaagacgtggaagaggaggaggaggacgaggatgaCGTGGAGGAGGAGGACAAGGAAGACGTTGAGGAGGAGGACGAGAAAGAcgtggaggaggacgaggaagacgtggaggaggacgaggaagacgtggaggaggacgaggaagacgtggaggaggacgaggaagacgtggaggaggacgaggaagacgtggaggaggacgaggaagacgtggaggaggacgaggaagacgtggaggaggacgaggaagacgtggaggaggacgaggaagacgtggaggaggacgaggaagacgtggaggaggacgaggaagacgtggaggaggacgaggaagacgtggaggaggacgaggaagacgtggaggaggacgaggaagacgtggaggaggacgaggaagacgtggaggaggacgaggaagacgtggaggaggacgaggaagacgtggaggaggaggacgaggaagacgtggaggaggaggacgaggaagacgtggaggaggacgaggaagacgtggaggaggaggacgaggaagacgtggaggaggaggacgacgaagacgtggaggaggaggacgacgaagacgtggaggaggaggacgacgaagacgtggaggaggaggacgacgaagacgtggaggaggaggacgaggaagacgtggaggaggaggacgaggaagacgtggaggaggaggacgaggaagacgtggaggaggaggacgaggaagacgtggaggaggaggacgaggaagacgtggaggaggaggacgaggaagacgtggaggaggaggacgaggaagacgtggaggaggaggacaaggaagacgtggaggaggaggacaaggaagacgtggaggaggaggatgaggaagacgtggaggaggaggacgaggaagacgtggaggaggacgaggaagacgtggaggaggaggacgaggaagacgtggaggagaaggagggggaggaagaagac gaggaggaggaggaagatgtggaagaggaggaggaggacgaagaagatgtggaagaggaggaggaagacgtggaagaggaggaggaggacgaggaagaggaggaggacgaggacgaggacgaggaggaggacgaggaagacgtggaagaggaggaggaggacgaggatgacgtggaggaggacgaggaagacgtggaggaggacgaggaagacgtggaggaggacgaggaagacgtggaggaggacgaggaagacgtggaggaggacgaggaagacgtggagggaggacgaggaagacgtggaggaggacgaggaagacgtggaggaggacgaggaagacgtggaggaggacgaggaagacgtggaggaggacgaggaagacgtggaggaggacgaggaagacgtggaggaggacgaggaagacgtggaggaggacGAGAAGACGTGGAGGAGAacgaggaagacgtggaggagaacgaggaagacgtggaggaggacgaggaagacttggaggaggacgaggaagac gacgaggaagacgtggaggaggacgaggaagacgtggaggaggacgaggaagacgtggaggaggacgaggaagacgtggaggaggaggacgaggaagacgtggaggaggaggacgaggaagacgtggaggaggaggacgacgaagacgtggaggaggaggacgacgaagacgtggaggaggaggacgacgaagacgtggaggaggaggacgacgaaGACGTGGAGaaggaggacgaggaagacgtggaggaggaggatgaggaagacgtggaggaggaggacgaggaagacgtggaggaggaggacgaggaagacgtggaggaggaggacgaggaagacgtggaggaggaggacgaggaagacgtggaggaggaggacgaggaagacgtggaggaggaggacgaggaagacgtggaggaggaggacgaggaagacgtggaggaggaggacgaggaagacgtggaggaggaggacgaggaagacatggaggaggaggatgaggaagacgtggaggaggaggacaaggaagacatggaggaggaggacaaggaagacgtggaggaggaggatgaggaagacgtggaggaggaggatgaggaagacgtggaggaggaggacgaggaagacgtggaggaggacgaggaagacgtggaggaggaggacgaggaagacgtggaggagaaggagggggaggaagaagacgtggaagaggaggagggggaggaggaggaagaagacgtggaagaggaggaggaggaggaggaggaggaggaggaagatgtggaagaggaggaggaggaggaggaggaggaggaggaggaagaaggtcacgtggaagaggaggaggaggaggaggaggaagac gaggaggaggaggaagaagacgtggaagaggaggaggaggaggaagaagatgtggaagaggaggaggagaaggaagaagacgtggaagaggaggaggaggaggaagaagatgtggaagagaaggaggaggaggaagaagacatggaagaggaggaggaggaggaagaagacgtggaagaggaggaggaggaggaggaggaagaagatgtggaagaggaggaagatgtggaagaggaggaggaataa